The following proteins are encoded in a genomic region of Leptospira kirschneri serovar Cynopteri str. 3522 CT:
- the hisE gene encoding phosphoribosyl-ATP diphosphatase — translation MEFLLQLENILKKRKQDLPDKSYTADLFRGGIDRILKKVGEEAGEVIIAAKNSDKKELTHEVADLLFHLQVLLVEQGLSLQEIVEELHKRHS, via the coding sequence ATGGAATTTTTGTTACAGTTGGAAAACATACTCAAAAAAAGAAAACAGGACCTTCCTGATAAATCTTATACCGCAGACTTGTTCCGAGGAGGAATAGACCGGATTCTCAAAAAAGTAGGGGAAGAAGCTGGAGAGGTAATCATTGCCGCAAAAAATTCAGACAAAAAAGAACTTACGCACGAGGTAGCCGATTTACTTTTTCATCTGCAGGTTTTATTGGTAGAACAAGGACTTTCACTGCAAGAAATTGTAGAAGAACTTCACAAACGCCATTCTTAA